From one Humulus lupulus chromosome 8, drHumLupu1.1, whole genome shotgun sequence genomic stretch:
- the LOC133798091 gene encoding uncharacterized protein LOC133798091, with the protein MRRDIVVWLVVMVAVVVVVVVPPMAKAETSPSQCKQERNQLVSACKPVIFGQNPSVNCCARVRETHVECVCPYVTPKLANLINVQRSIKQIQGCGRTVPRNFKCGSVTTP; encoded by the coding sequence ATGAGGCGTGATATAGTAGTATGGTTGGTGGTGATGGTGGCGgtggttgtggttgtggttgtgCCACCAATGGCGAAGGCGGAGACGAGTCCAAGCCAGTGCAAGCAGGAGCGGAACCAACTGGTGAGCGCGTGCAAGCCAGTGATCTTCGGGCAAAACCCGTCGGTCAACTGCTGCGCACGCGTGAGAGAGACTCATGTGGAGTGTGTTTGCCCCTATGTCACCCCCAAGTTGGCCAATCTCATTAATGTTCAACGAAGTATCAAGCAAATCCAAGGCTGTGGTAGGACTGTTCCTCGCAACTTCAAGTGCGGAA